From Lucilia cuprina isolate Lc7/37 chromosome 4, ASM2204524v1, whole genome shotgun sequence:
ctatagtcttgactatagatgagtctatagtcttgactatagatgagtctatagtcttgactatagatgagtctatagtcttgactatagatcagtctatagtcttgactatagatcagtctatagtcttgactatagatcagtctatagtcttgactatagatcagtctatagtcttgactatagaccagtctatagtcttgactatagaccagtctatagtcttgactatagaccagtctatagtcttgactatagatcagtctatagtcttgactatagatcagtctatagtcttgactatagatcagtctatagtcttgactatagatcagtctatagtcttgactatagatcagtctatagtcttgactatatatgagtctatagtcttgactatatatgagtctatagtcttgactatatatgagtctatagtcttgattagtctattagtcttgattatagtcttgactttaaattagtctatagtagatCAATCTTtggttttgactatagatcagtctatagtctttactatagatctgTATATATGTAGTATTGGTCCATCTATTGTCTTGTGTTGACTATAGGGAACCCTATagtatatagattagtctatagtcttgattatagatgatatatagtcctgaatatagataagtctatagtctagactctagactatagttcagtaaATAGCGTAgactattataaaaaacaaatactgcAAACctaaaatttatgataatttctCATTCTTTTCTAGATTTGGTTTAAGTAATCGTTTTAATACAGAATTTCCATCTGGCCTGGTATCACGTGTAGCGCCTGAAGAGTTCAAAGCCACAATTGGTCGCattaatggaattttaaagaaaacacttcCTGTTAATGTTAAATGGCTATTTTGTGGTTGTGTCTGCTGCTGTTGTACCCTGGGCTGTTCCCTATGGCCCGTAATATGTTTAAGTAAAAGAGTAAGTTAtaatccgttttttttttttgcaaactttttGCATAAATGAATTTCATGCATTATACAATATTTCCTTTTTAGACACAAATAACCTTGGATAAATTACTAGAATGGGAGAATAGTCATTTATATCATAAATTGGGTTTACACT
This genomic window contains:
- the LOC111686828 gene encoding cysteine-rich hydrophobic domain-containing protein 2; protein product: MSMADFDAIYEDDQLEEHYEEQTVPPGPEPIVIRGAGNMTVFGLSNRFNTEFPSGLVSRVAPEEFKATIGRINGILKKTLPVNVKWLFCGCVCCCCTLGCSLWPVICLSKRTQITLDKLLEWENSHLYHKLGLHWRLHKQQCDSNSMMEYVILIEFIPKTPIYRPD